The region tattctgactgataagtaaagctttgctgattgtcttgtagccttcacctttctggtgtaaagaaattattttctttctcaggtcttgtgacatttctcttccatgtggtgccattgctgacagcatgaaatgggaaggggttttaacacccttttatagtcaactgtctgctggacacctgtgtaatcaATAATttgactcacctgtggttgaattcttgttaaattagacatttgttgtctaaaatttagctttgctccagaaactttcagtggggtgtactcatttttgcattaccctaatttgagtaaaactgaaaattttgttctctaagttatattattgaccttactttcatgttataagttaaacagatgttatataaaacttagtcatttcaacattttggaaattgtttttgtgttcattgagatattgtttaaaatgttacttttcaaaggaggtgtactcatttacgctgagcactgtatatatgaAGATATGAtgcaatatattaattaaatgacTAATTTAATTAGGATTCATTTATGCATTTTCACTAAGTATAAAagaatttataataaatgtttgcaTCCCTTGAAAAATATGCAATGTGTCCTGCAAACTGTCATCCGTCATATCTGTCACatccatatttaaataaacCTTGCAGTATTTTCCTGAATATCTTTTACCTTGAGGATTCATCCCCTCGATTTTTAGCGCTGATTTAGCACCTCTAATTAATATAGccattacaatattgtgaactttgcaaatttttttttcaataaaaaacaaataaagttCTAGATTAGACCCCAGACTCCCACAGACCTCCCATTGAAAACCTTATATCTAGTCAATACATAATGTGATTATTTAAATGGGATTATAGTACACATAGTACACATTATGTATGTTGTTTAAAACAAATAGACTATACCTTTTCTGTGTCTGAGTTTTCTGAGTCAAGGCCGAGTTGCCTCAGGTCAACGCTGTGTAACCGCCGACCAGTCTCATAATGCCAAACCTTCACTGTGCCATCCTGTGAATACAAACATGTCAGTCCTACTGTATTAAGACACTTATATCACCCTTACAATCACTATCCCaacaaaatattacagtagAACAGTAAAGAAAAAGCAAACAGAAACACCTACTCCTGAACcagagagaagccagtcaggATGCCCTGCAGGCACAAGCAACGCACACACAAATCTGCAtgagaaaacaaacatgttcGAATAAGTGCGAACAACACATGCGGTGTAATATCACTTGCATCCCACAGTCCACACTTACTCTCTGTGCCCTAGACAGAAAGCCTGAATGTTGTAGGGTGACCGCCGGAAGCTCACTCTGATCTTCTCATCGCGGTCTGCTGTTATGATATATTTATCATCTGGAGAAAGAGTCTGTAGAGGAAAATgcaaaagaataaaatattacacacaATTCTTTAAAGTTGGAAATTAGCTAAATAACTTCataatcttgggacatgtggtcttcacattacagccggtggaaataatcgggatagtactcgggaagaaatcatgttcatggatgcgattattaacgttactgtagtatgaagtagagcaggaccgagtgttgtgggagctgaacgaggccgctggagcgattgtgcaacacaccgtgagcagcagaacttttattatgtcactgattttagaatatcatattaaatattggatggcttgtgttgataaatggcatgcaattcattttaaaacgtattgtatgatggagaaaatcctgtttactgttactaaaaataaagctgcatctgattatgctatgttagctacttcacaaaatagtgtttttctctgaggcatggtaaagcatggtactcgcaaaaaatcaagaaaattagatttaaacaataagactaaacatgttgagctatataacaataattagttttctgtctataaatctATCAAAAGAGTTGTTcacttgtctattaaaacatgtaaatattaaagcatctttggtgtttccatggtttctacaaaataaaaccggaaaccgagggtaacgcgggtatgacgccattgacaggcgactcctcacacgtcccccgagccttggttaaaattgcaattttctcacgatttacaaataattggaaacatttgagatattgtaagtacttaagtgaataaaatatataacactggcctaaagtggtttttggatattttactgcaaaattcttaaatattgcacctttaagtgaaaaaaaagtgaattttacattttttgtttgggTGCTGCACAAACTGGCACTTTATTCAAGAAATATTTCAGGCATTAAATATTTTCCCTTATgtgcaaaaatgaataaatttacatttttaaaacctGGGGGATCAcattagttagttagttaaaggtgatagagaggattttttcgtcgactgagaatccaaagactgttagtgagtttttgaaatgagcgcatgcgtaagaacaacccccctccttcacagctcatttcaaaggaacgcctcccaaaactcgtgcacgagtattggaacatgagtgtttaccaccggcattcgctgtgtcgtgttagtggattcattatgtcggactcaccgcaggtaactcataatctgcagttgttactcctgtctcctgacaaaaacattgcatgcagcgcctgtagagtgtggaaagttactggagagcgcagccgatcacgtctctcacaaggaacgtcacggcagtgattgacaagccagagggccgaTCATCGTGTAaacaattggctgatgtttttaaggccctacctcgtgcacagatgatgtatattaatattattcctttcagtgcacctaataaatagtcttttatcagttagtaaagacagtttcaagtaatattgcaaaaatgtataaaacaaaacatcctctttagcacctttaaataacatcacaattaagtgaaaataaaaggacatgttttgtttttttacttttaaatatcataattatgtgaaaatatttgttttggtTGCTGCACTAACTTCAACAAATAAACCGGCACTTTATTAAAGACATATTTCAGCCATTTAATATTTTCCCTTCTCTAATTGAACTGTCCCTATACCTGCTTGTAATAACTTGTGTTTGTGTACAGCATACCACATCCAGTAACATGGAGAGATGTCCCAGCTTCAGCTCTCCTGGTTTTTGTGGCTCCAGGACAGAGAATGAATATACATCCCCAGACTTATCAGCCACAAAGACTTCATCCTCAGCCTGAGTAAATACAAGAGACGTGCATCGCCGCACAACCCACCTACAATAAAACAACCACAGACTTACATACATAGAGCCTTACAGAGAAAACAgcattaaaggaacagttcacccaaaaacaaaaattccatcatcatcatcatctactCATCCTCATATCAGGGGTGTGTGATATGTATCGTCTATGATAATACTGTAATCGTTGTTTTAACAGTGTGGAAGCTGACATTAATGAGTACGTCACTCTCTTTGCGAAAATACACGCATTGAGAGTGCAAGAACTCAATAAGCCTGTCTATCTCTCATTCATGAAACTTCTGAATAATTTGTGGACCTTCCCGAAAACTATCCTCCAGATTCACAAACGCTTCGTAAACATCAGATTTgatagttaaaggattagttcactttcaaatgaaaattagcccaagctttactcgccttcaagccatcttaggtgtatatgactttcttctttctgatgaacacaatctgagaaatatgaataaatatcctgacgcatccgagctttataatggcagtgagcgggatcaacAAGTCTGAGCTGGTTCCAtacatccatctatcataaacgtactccacaagGCTCCAGGgtgttaataaaagccttctgaagtgaagcgtttgtgtacaaaaatatatccatatttaacaagttatgaaataaaatatctagTTTCCACCAGATCACAATCCATATTCATCATGCGAAGAAAGGGTAAATCTCTTGCAGTTCGTTTGCAGTACGCTATGTCCTATGCCtttcctattcaacttatggaaaaagtgtaactaatgcgacgccagtttacactttcttcataaaaaaaaaatatgtttgaaaCTCATTCGAGTTAGGAATGTTATGAGTGATGGTGagtgaattttatttttaggtaAACTATTAATTTACCACCTCTAGAATGAGTGTGCGCTGTTACCGTGTACTAATGCACTGCCATGATGGCTCAGTACAGAAGAGAACAAGACGTTTGTGGTCATCTGTGAGCGCTACATGCTTCCCAGAGGCTGAGACACTAAATGCAAGTATCCTGTCACTGTCCTTCTCCTCTGGCCCATCTCCAGCACTGcaatacacatatacacatttgaagttatttttgcattatcaGAATAATGAACTTGCATAAAAGAAACATTACAGTTACCTTTTATCATCACCATCAGCTTCCTTTGGTTTTTTCTCAGCTTTGGCACAGTCAAACACAAACGGCTCGCTatcagaaaaatgtaaaaagaaaactaacattaccttttttttttagcacaagtacaaaaataaaataaaacaaaaaacaggtaCAAGGAGCAAATACACAATATAGATATAATATCAATAATGAAGATGTCTTATatgattaatataaatattttatgatttttagtAGCACATATTCATCCTGCAGTACTGATATCAGTATGACTGTGATCACctgattaattatatattttctgaTATGTATGGACTTTGAAATATGTAACAAGACATCATGCATTTCTAAATGTATTCTGTCAtggttttaattaaatatgaagATAAGGGTATGTAAAAAGCATATATGAGGACACAAATATGATTATGCATATGAAAATAGTGCAATATGATGATGCAAAATATGATAAGAGACATCTTGGGAAAACTTTGCAGCACATTACTGATATatgcaaaatcaatcaatcatgtAATCATTTAGTGATGGTTTTTCTGAGTGTTTCAAATCTCAGAGCAGGAATCCTGCTGAGTCTGACACTCCAGTTTTCACCATATCCAAAATAAAGAGCTGGAAATGAGTAGATAGCTGACATTCTGAAATACAGCTACTCACCTAGACTCTTTAAGGTTTACAGCAACTAAAGTAGAAGAACAGCTTGAAACAAACCAGTCTGCCTTTGAACACACTACAGCCATGATTGTCGCTCACGTGCGAAATGACAGTCGCGCGTTTAATACGTCATTCGCACAAACGTGAAGGAATCTGGCACGAAGAAACCGCCATTAAGAGTGTACCGAATAAACAGTTTCATTACCAATAATACTCCTGTGTTATTCAAAATATAGTTATTAGTATTCTGTTTTGCTTAACATACATAGTTAGATTAAAAAACAACACCTCTTTTGCACTTGAcgttatatataataatattattggTAAGGTTTAAGAgggggtgtgtttgtgttatgcAAGGGCGGTACTTTAGTGTGCTTCAGTGCATGCAACATACTTGTTGTACTTTActcttttttactttacagCGATTTTTGAGTTAGCTGCTGTCGTTTGTGGAGATTCCTTAAGCTGGAGCTTTGATTTGAATTTGTGTCACAGTCAGGTAACTTAAAATATAGGATCCAGTGTCGCACTgacctgcacaaaacacacaaacatctcATCTAGGTCATTCTCATGAATATCTTTTGTATGTTGGGTAACGTTATATTACTGTTTATGATGTGCATAGCAAATATCGATCAATGTGAATGTG is a window of Megalobrama amblycephala isolate DHTTF-2021 linkage group LG6, ASM1881202v1, whole genome shotgun sequence DNA encoding:
- the wdr4 gene encoding tRNA (guanine-N(7)-)-methyltransferase non-catalytic subunit wdr4; this translates as MAVVCSKADWFVSSCSSTLVAVNLKESSEPFVFDCAKAEKKPKEADGDDKSAGDGPEEKDSDRILAFSVSASGKHVALTDDHKRLVLFCTEPSWQCISTRWVVRRCTSLVFTQAEDEVFVADKSGDVYSFSVLEPQKPGELKLGHLSMLLDVTLSPDDKYIITADRDEKIRVSFRRSPYNIQAFCLGHREFVCALLVPAGHPDWLLSGSGDGTVKVWHYETGRRLHSVDLRQLGLDSENSDTEKRFAVSRIISSPDGRHVAVQCERFPSVQLFMVDSATEGCLNPAETLALPLAPWDMTFDSQSQLWVLLESEDLNVLLYRYSEQHWKLCQSETPELRRVTEALRTQWNVFQGSVGLESQFKHLYKVNFDNMASYLQKKQERLEQETKKRAAANGSKPNKRSKTESDAVPQNTS